The candidate division WOR-3 bacterium genome includes a region encoding these proteins:
- a CDS encoding VOC family protein gives MAGIVFFKTDNMEKTLAFYVDAVGMDVWLEQKNCVILRHENMLLGFCLGEMPRNESLITFFYSNKKKVDEIYEKLKNSAQNQPKYNKDYDIYHFYAEDPQGRVVEFQFFCSEIQDNFIWENSPKKT, from the coding sequence ATGGCGGGAATAGTATTTTTTAAAACAGACAATATGGAAAAAACCCTTGCTTTCTATGTGGATGCGGTTGGAATGGATGTTTGGCTGGAGCAGAAAAACTGCGTGATATTAAGGCACGAGAATATGCTTTTGGGTTTTTGTCTCGGAGAGATGCCCCGGAATGAGTCGCTGATAACGTTTTTTTATTCAAACAAAAAGAAAGTGGATGAAATATACGAAAAATTGAAAAATTCTGCGCAAAACCAGCCCAAGTACAACAAGGATTACGATATCTACCATTTTTACGCTGAAGACCCGCAAGGCAGGGTGGTTGAATTTCAGTTTTTTTGCAGTGAAATCCAAGATAACTTTATCTGGGAAAATAGTCCTAAAAAAACTTGA